CCGTCACGAACAAGCTCCTATCCGCCCACTGCGCCTCACACGCCTGACGCTCAGCCTCGGACACGCGCGCTTCGCTCAGCCTGTGGACAacatgggttaaaaaaaaaaaaaaaattgcggcaTTTGGATGGGCGtacatagttttaaaaaaaattataatttttataAAAAAGGCGTTATATATCCGTAAACACATTTAATCTTCTCATGTACTGcacttaactctttcattccacaagacgtacctgtacgtctttttaaaattaggccccagCTACCAAGGAAGTACTTGTAcatctaagtcttttttttttttgcgtcatagagaggagggtctgatgcaatctgaatgagaataagccgtttgcatcgTAAATCATataaaaagtgaccagtaggtggcagtggtgcctcatgtgcttgaaatgcatgcttttacaaaaagctttttctctccatttttttgcccaggaatcaccatttccatgaaacttagcAATTTTGTAATGTCGATTGCTGAATAATGCAAATAGATAGAAACAAATTTGttcctgctgaaagaagagagtccaacatttattttggtaggctccatgtttatatagcattagaaccaaatattctgtggaccttgcaagatcagtcaaaatccagtaaaatgttaggattgagggggttgctacagtgaaaatggctgggattgaatgagttaagcattgAATTtatcaagactttttttttctcaaaaattgcAGTGTTAGCGATTACTGTATACAATTGCATACTTCTTCATTGTGGTTGGTTTGAATTTGATACAAGAAACTAACCTGCTGAGTAGAAAGTGGGAGCTGTGCGCCGTGTGCTGGGGGGGGGTCTCCGAAGGGCCGACGTTGGTTCCGGGGTTGCTGTTGTGATTGGCGCTCAGGTTGGGGTTGTTTGCGGCGGCGGACAAGTTGGCGTTGAGGATGGCGTTGGCGCGCCCGCCGCGCGTGGCGTTGCGCGCCGTCTCGAGCTGCTGCCGCGCCGCCTGCGCCTGCTGCCGCTCCAGTTGGAGCTGCATCTGGAGCTGCTGCAACTGCGAGGCCGATGGGCCCGAGCTAAGCTGGCcgcccgccgagcgccgcacgCCCGACAGCTGCGATAAAAGCTCTGTGGGGAACCGGAAACAATTTGTTGAAATGCGCAGGGAATAAACCacaaatgtacacatttcaatggTTGGCATTTAATATGGAAGTAGCCAAAGGAAAAATGTTAGCGTCATCCTGATTCACAGTCGAGAATCTGTGCTATTCTCAAACCAAATGAGGCATGACGTAGCTCCTGAGCTACAGTATGCCGAGGCTGGCTTCAATTTTACATGTTCAGGGCATCATGTCTCTCAGCTACTGCGTCTGCATTTTGAATGACTCGAAGTGGCAGCTCCACAATATACTCTGCTCAATGGCCCCCGTGGGTGGAAAGGAGTCCCCATTTGACCTCATTATGGCACAGCTGGAGCCCCCAGGGCTCACAGGACAAATTCCAGCTACTCAACCCGACTAAAATGGACTCCCACTACTGTACCAATAAGGACAAAGTGGTTTGGTGCGGGACGTACCTGCTATGGGGTCCATGGCTTCCCGGCTGTAACTGGAGCTTTGAGAGGAGTTTTGACTGGTCGAGAGCCCCCCAGTGGTGTTGCTCGTGAAGTGCATGTTAGATCTGCGGGCACGGGGGCCGCCCAGTCCGCGCCCGGGGTGGAACATCCGCCTCACGTGCCGCACGCCGCTCGACTCGTCGTGAATAGCCCAGTTAAGGAAGCCATTTTTACTACAACCAGATGCTGCAAAGTAAAACAGCAACAGCGAAAAAAGTCCGGTGATTCATTCATCAGCGTAGCTTGCTATAAGACACGACACTTGTCGCCAGGTTCAAAGGGATTAATTGCTTCTCTGTGTCTCTGTGAAACAAACTCGGTTCCGTTTTAAGTGCCCCAAAGAGCGCGGGTATGAATACACCCGAAATTTATTAACTTCAACCGTGCGGtgtaaataataacaataataaagatACAGCTGGTAGCTGCTTAGCTTGTGCATCTGATTCATTCAAACTGAACTTGTTCCACACGCTCTCCGCACTGAGTAAAAGCAATTTGCACAGAGCGACATAGTAGCTCGGCTTGTTCTTTTGatgcgtttctttttttccccctctgccgCATCTAATTCAAAGTGCTTTGATAAACAGGCCGCCACAATGCAGTCCCCAGAGTGGAGCGCCGCCACAAGCCAAGCAGATGCAGACGAGTCGAGCGCTCAAAAAGGGATACGGAAGGATGCGTCACCTATTGCACCTGCGATGCCGACATTAAGGTTCCTCTCAAGAACAATCCTTCAACACTTTTGGGGGCATGAAAATAGGTTAGAGCTAGCGGTGATGGGCTCTATGAAATGAGAAATCATCGTGTTGGCGATGGTGGATTTGTGTTGTCACGTTAATTTTGCTTTGCGCTAGACACGTCACACTCTCTTCTTAAGTGTAAAACTTTGAACGCTCTCCGTCTTTTTACGCACCCTTTCCTCCTGCCTCGCTGCCTTCGCAGCAACTTCTTTCTACACGGAACAGTGTGTGAGTCCGCAGTATTATTAGTCTGTGAGAAAAgtgtccagatttttttttaaaaaaggatatCAGGTCTCTGGGTGCTCTGTGTTCAAGTGTAAGGTGGGCAGCAAAGTCGTCCGTCACATGATTGGGGTCTCCGCCCGGCAGCGCTGCACATATGGGGCAGATCTGCGGGACAAtaaacaacagggaagtaagcGGATGCGGTGATGGTAGCGTGAATAATTGCGAATCCTCGTGACATTTCGAAAGGATTTTAAGACTTGGGATTCATCATCAACAGGCTGCCTTGACAGAAGAGGCATGCTGTTATTTAGCGACAGGTGGCTTGTGCGTTTCAGAAGACGTTTAGCTTCGAGCGACCTCCCTGCTTTTAAGCGAAGGAGGAAAATAATCGGGTCATTTCCGTTGTTTACTGTCAAATGTGCACCTTTCGACAACAGCTGCAGGCGAAGGGTGCAAAcgctgacgacgacgacggggaTGAGCAggccgcgcgcgcgcgcgttgaCGGTGTGTGTCATTGGGAAAATTAGGCTGCTTGACTTGCTGCAATGTTGATTCAGTCACGTGTTGTAGACGTCGGGCACAGCGTGAAGGTGATGCGGAAGACGGTGTCGCCGATGAAGCCCGCGAGTGTGTAGACTTAAACCGTATCGTACTGTCATGCAGGAAGTCACAAAGTACATTTATAGCGTCAACAATATTTTACATGTACAACTTGATTTGAAATATATTCTAAGCAGACGGACGAAGCTGCCTCCGACAGTCAGGCCTTCACTTGCGTGAATTGAATTTGCAATCAGATTGAACAACGTCAGCAGTGGGATGTCAAGCGAAAGGGGAAGAACAGCCGTCTTTCAACGGCGATCAATACAGTTAGCATCTCTTTATAAATTTTTGAGACAAGGACAGTCCGTTGTAAGTTGATGTCAAAAAGGGGCTGAATTATCTTCGTGTGACGCACACCTTCCAAACAATAATCCACATTCTCAGATGAATGTTGTTAATCTCATGACGGTAATACATCGCGAGAGCGCCATACCACTTCTGTGGAGGTCTCCGTGTGCTCCGCGGCCACGTGCTCCTGCAGGGACAACTCGGTGTAGCCCATCCTGCCACAGTAGGGACACGTGAAGGCTTGGGGCTGCTCCACCGAGAAGGCTTCTCCGCCGTAATACAAGTCTGTAGGCAAAGGGGAAGAGGCATTACCGGCCGGGGACCAAAGCGTGCTGTGCGACATTTCATCTGTTCAGTGGGTTTCACTGCAAAGCCAAGCAGTGACTATCGAACAGCTGAGAAGGAGCCATtgcacattaactcattcagtaccagccaattctagaccaagtctgaaaagacgtttaaaaacgtctttgggagtgaatgagttcattaacTTGGGTCTTTCCTGTCAACTTTCCCTATCAAATCACAACCGAGTCAACCACAATCACTTGAGTGAGGACCACCGGGCGCCTCGTTGTGTTTTgctgcaagcgctttttgctaCATATGAAATTCTGCAAGTGGGACTACTTCACAGCTCTCATTCATAAACTTTTATAGAGCCACTCTCAAGTGCCGACTCATTGCCAGACAAAGGAAAATGTGTGGTGTTTGGTAACTCATTTCGCGATCGTAACAATGGAAAGATTGATCACTTCCCGTTTCAATGATGTCCCGAATGAGCAGCGCAACAGAGCGTTGTCATCTTATCAGATTGAGTGCAGTCCCAGACTGAGGAGAGACGTGCTGGCCACTAGCAACAGTATCTCACTTCACTTATATTGAAGTCGCCTTCAACAACAggccttgttttttgttttttcccccactaaTGAAaatagcgggcggcccggtagtccagtggttagcacgtcggcttcacagtgcagaggtaccgggttcgattccaactccggcctccctgtgtggagtttgcatgttctacccgggcccgcgtgggttttctccgggtgctccggtttcctcccacattccaaaaatatgcatggcaggctgattgaacactctaaattgtcccgaggtgtgagtgtgagtgcgaatggttgttcgtctctgtgtgccctgcgattggctggcaaccgattcagggtgtcccccgcctactgcccggagacagctgggataggctgcagcaccccccgcgaccctagtgaggatcaagcggttaggaagatgaatgaatgaatgaatgaatgaatgaataatgaaaatAGCTTCCTGTAAAATGTGTTTACAAGGGAAAGTTAAGTGTGATATCATTTTTGGATATTTGTGTACTTTTGGAGACCTTTgatgatgacaaaaataataataataataattttttttaaaattcacttcTCCACAAAATTTGTTTTGGAGTGGCGTTGTCAGCAGCACTCACCAAAGTCGACCCGGGTCAATATACACTGCATGGGGTGCTCCGTGGTGTGTCTGGTGGTGGTGGCGCCGCTCTCGTAGCACGATGCGCACAGGTCATAGTCGTAGCAGATTAAACATTTGTAACGTCGGCCCCGGAAGTTGCCTTTCAAACACGCGTCGCAGCTCACGCCTGAGAACACAAACGAGGATGGAAAAGTGTCAGTTTTTAAGGCCAGTTATCAGCTAATCATTGATAGACTAACAGACAAAGATCtgctttttatttgcatttttattgttgATTTATGAAGTAAACAAAACCAAGGATGATGAAAGTAAATGAAACAGCCTCGTTATGCATTAAGTAAAGAATAGTGGTGGAATATACATACGGTGAACCTATTTGCAATTTTTCTGCCTTGCCTTGTAATTTATATCGTTATTGTCATAACCCTAATtaacccctgcccggcgcctcaggtctgtggaccagtctttgctagacgtaccaagaactaaactgaggctcagaggggatcgagccttttctgttgctggtccatctctctggaatgacctcccactgaacattcggcaagcctcctcgctgcccatctttaaagccctcctcaaaactcacttgtattctttggcgtttgactcagcatgacttagatttgctcttgattttactgcttggtgctttctaccgccttattacttattatttattactgattcgccttactgtttattgtatatgttaaatcgctccatgtacagcactttgtatgcagcgatggctgtttgaaagtgctctataaatactgttgacttgacttgacttgacttgactaattaACCGTCTGATCAATcggaattttattctgccaaatatcggaatccccccccccaaaaaaaatccatattgatCAAGCACTAAAAGCAATGACTTACGAATTAAGAGCCTGCTCTGGAAGGAAATTTATTCCCAAGTAAGGGAGCATCTGTATTAATAAAAGAAATTATGAACATTTTGACTGGGTCATCAATTACTCGCGGCATTGGAATGGTATGGCTCAGGTGGCAGAGTGGTTGTCTCCCAACCAAAGGTTACCGGTTCAGTCCTCAGCCCTTGTTGaaatgtccttgagcaagataccaaAGCGCCAGTTACTCCTGATGCTCCATCAGTAGTATGTGAATGAGGAGACAGTGTTAAAACACTTTCAGTACCTTGTAGGAAGAAAAGCGTGATACAAGTAAAAGCTAATTTTCACGCATTTATTAGCTATTTTAACTAtacatttattgtattgtattcacacAGGTGGTTGTTCCCTAACGCGAATAGCCAGAGTTCCCTGTGCAGCGTTACCTCACTGCATCACCATTCATTCTCCACAGTCATACTGCATTGTCTAATTTTAAACAAGCATtttttgaatgagtttttaCAGCATATTTACTTGCTGTAGAAACCAGGAGTGTCACAGGTTCAATTCGCGGTCAGTGTCCCGATACCCAGCCCAGATAAAAATAGGTGCCTTGTGTCAAGAACGGCATTCACGGTGACTCGCTGTGGCGACCCCTGATTGGACAAGCCGAAAGTTACATTCTTTACTTACTGTGGTTACCATCGCATATGGCAAAGGACTGCACTTATTAGCCTTTTATTGAATGTCGGGGAATCAGTAAAACATAGACATTAAGAGAACTCGCGCAGAAACTGCTGTCAGCCACAGCTCTCacccagacactcacaaacaagaTTTTACTAAGTCACATGCCACCCTACCGGACCCCACCTCTTAAAGGCATATGCATGCACAGGCCAATTTAGTACTAACTTTAATACTTAAAAGcacgagggaggaaaaaaaagtattttatattGTCTGAGCATTGCTGATTTTCACCTAATGCAGGTGAACCTGGAAATATATTGTGATTGTGTGTATTCATCAAAAATGAATATCGTTGACAGCTCTCATGGTGATTATAATGATATTTGTGACTCCTACCTCACAATCGTAATAGTGATGGATAGTGCTGTGTTTTGAACTTAAGTTTTCCTGAACTGTCAATATCCTGACACTTCCAGATGATTTAAAACAGTGTGCACGTTACGCTTCGGGCCTGATTAAGTAGCCTCGCAACGACTGAACGAGTTGCCATGAGCCAGGTTGTATTTTCCAATTCAACTTTTGAATCATCCCATACGGGTACCCTTAAAGTGTGAGGTGGCCTGGTGGAAATATTAAGGACGGGCTTTTTGAAGCCGGGGCAAGGTTGGCCGCAAGGGCATGCTTGTACTGAATATTTGTCACACATTAGCTTTTCAAGCTGGGCCAACTTTCTAAGGGCAGCAAGGCGTCTAGATACGAGGCGAAACCAACGACGTGCAACCACTCGCAGCTGCCAATTCTCGGCAATCCCCACTTCAGCTTGGTGTGGTAACCATAACCAACCCGGAGCTTGGGCTTCTGTTAGCCGCCATGCTAAATAAAGCGCGTTAGCTGCACTTAGCAAAACGTTCTGGGGCTTCTTCCGCCTATTTGACAGTGTCGTCTCCGACTCCGGTTAGCATTTAAACACGCACGTCAGCCATCATTTCACCATTGAACTTATGGACATTCGTGTTGACTGGTTTGTCATCACGCGTCCACGCTGCTAACATTGCACAGCGACTACTAGTGAGACATTCTCGGTTAGCTTCCCTTAGCCGGTGCTGCTTCCGCGCTCCGCACCGTCAACGTTTCTGACAAACGGCGACCTTGCTCGCTAAATCGGGCCCGAGTTTCCTACCTTCATGACGGGACATCCTACGAAGCCGAAAGCGGCCCCGAGCTCGGGCTTGACTCTCAAAAGCGAAACGAGTAATATATTAGTGAAGAGAAGGAGAAGCCGGGGCTGGCTGGCTGTCCCTGGCCTCTTCCCTCATGAAGGATCCGGTGAGCTGCTGCCCTCCCTCCGTCCGCCTCCTGCTGTGTCACCGCTCGGCTCATCGCTCATCCGGACGCAGGATGGCGGTGTTGTCATTGGTATGGAACCACTGCCGACCGGCCGTCTGGATCGGCACAACATCAGTAAGCCTaatgctgcccgaagacagctggtatagggttccagcacgcccgcgaccctcgtgaggatatgcTCCTAAAATAAGCAATtagggagggatggatggacgaaTTCTATTGTGTTCTATTCTATAAGTGGCATaagtggtcgactggtgagcacacctcacagtacagatgtcatgggttcgaatctgggcaccggccctcctgtgtggaatttgcacgtctgcccatgcctgtgtgggttttctctgggtactctggttgcctcccacattccccaataATGAAttgtaggttgattgaacactctaaattggccctaggtgagactgtgagtgtgaatggttgtttgtctctgtgtgccctgcaattggctggcaacctgttcagggtgtaccccgcctcctgcccaaagacggctggaataggctccagcacgcccgcgacaaaTGTGAGTGAagtagattagaaaatggatcgatggataatATCATATAATATTCCCGCTTCTCACCCCAAATCAGGTGGAATAAAGGCTACAACTCATTTGCTACCCTCATGAGATCAAGTCatatagaaaatggaaggatgaacaaataaatgttcaatATCATCCAACGTTATTTCAAGCAAGAATCTGTAGATGTTATTCCTCTTTCCTAAGGTCTTGTAGATAATGTTTTGCTTTCTTAATACTATATCTGTCCTTTATTAAAAAAGTGAATCTTTAGAGGATTTTTGGTAAGCAAGTACTTTCTTCATTGCACGCTGAAAACAAATTTTGAGAACGCAAAGATATACTTcttccatttgttttcatggaAGAGTGTGGGGTGGCTCTAGTGCCACGTCGTATTACATGTCATAATCTCATCCTCATATCAACCCTCTGCCGAGATACAGTCGCGGGCTCATTCTGCTATCATTTCACAAGCTGTAAATTCTATTCATACACTCGCACTTGACCCTTGCATAAATAGGGCACATTATTTTGGAAGAGTCTCTCGtgtatatggttaaaaaaaaagatgtttaatGCTCGTAAAGAGCATCCTGTCTTCATCACAAATGTGCAAAGTTGATATTTGAATGATGTCAACTGACAAAGtgatggattttattttcttccacttGTTTTGCCAGCATCACTTCTACTTCTTCCCAGCAAGTGTCACTTATGTCCTTCGCCAGCAGAGCCTCTCCATTTCCCTTTCTTTTGCCAGCAGGGCATCAAATTGTATTTCTTTCACCAGTATAGCTTCTAGCTTCTCTTTCTTTTGCCATCAACTTTCTATTTCTTTTGCCATCATCCCCCTACTGCTTCTTTTGCGAGTACagcttctactttttttttgcccacatcCCAACAtggcttttatttcctttttacatCCAGCATAACTTCAATCATTTTTGACAACTTATGTGCCAGTATCCTATCTTCTGCTTATTTTGCCATCATATCTTCTTCCACTTCTTTCACAAGCGTAGCCTCATTTGACAGTCCCCCCTTCTTCTGCTACCACCTACGATCTATGACCACTTCTTTGACCTGCATCTCTTACACTTCCTCTTATTTTCCCAACATAACTtgctttcttctttgttttgccaGTAAGTGGCAAACATTTCTCTCTGATGTAGGTCAAAAAtgttcacaattaaaaaaaaaaatctgatcacacatacaaacatttttttagccaGGTCTGGTAAGGAAGTGGGGTTCAGGAGGAACTATATAACTCATATGTGGtattaacaaaaacatgaacacacactgattgccattcattgtttttcaaattacaGAAAGATTGCATGGATGTTACCATCAAATTGAACATCATAACTCTATCCCGTCTCTACAAACGGAGACCTGACTGTGAAATGACCCCACGCCAGATGCATACAAGTCAACCATGTAAGTCACTACTCCACAGTGTGATGTAGAAGTAATTGTTCAATGGTTTTGTGCCAACTTATGtcgccaaagaaaaaaagcaatgtcGATCCTCATTTGGCCCCGTACAAATTTGACTAACAATTCAGCCATATAGGAGCAGTGGACCGCCATGGTGGCAGGTGACACTTCCCCGTTGGTGACTGATGATGCCTGCCCAGACAcgggtgcgcgcgtgcgcgcgcgcacacacacacacacacagtagtatTGTTATTGTCGCGCCCATTCTCCGGCTCATCAATGGAAAGTGAACTAAGCTGATGGTTTGGCGAAAGACCAAGCaaagaaaggaggaggaggaggatggtcgtgggggttgggggtggctTTCATGGGGGATGGTGCCCCCACAACACTGCAGAACCGCCACCACCGGGTCCCCTTCATTCGGTACGAAGCTTTTAAGACATTCCAGCTAAAGTGCAGGCTGCTATTGTAGTCACCAATGGGATTTCATGTTAAAAGCATGTTGCCCCCCTCCCGTCCCAGTCATGTGTTTATTCTACACATTGTTTGGCAACAAATACATGACCTTCCTTCGATGCAACACGCCTTCCCTTTctccgtgtgcgtgtgtgtgcgcgcgcgcgcgcgcgtgtctttgcgtgcgtgtgcgtgtgaatgtgtgtacgcgtgcctgtgcctgtgcgtgtgtgtgtgtgcgtgtgtgtatgttcgtgtgtgtgtgttcgtgtgtgtatgtTCATGTGCGtgttcgtgtttgtgtgtgtgtgtgatggttgCAAATACCTCTctagcgcgcgcgcgcgcgtgtctttgcgtgcgtgtgcgtgtgaatgtgtgtacgcgtgcctgtgcctgtgcgtgtgtgtgtgtgcgtgtgtgtatgttcgtgtgtgtgtgttcgtgtgtgtatgtTCGTGTGCGtgttcgtgtttgtgtgtgtgtgtgatggttgCAAATACCTCTCTAAGCTTAACGTGAGAAGTACGTCTTACTACGTCTTCATTCAAATAGGCCACACCCCGACGTAAACAAACGGGGGCTTGACCAATCAGAGCCTTGGTAGATCAGCCCATGATCAGATGACTGAACCCCGGAGGAAACTATTTAAAACTCTAATGAGCGCCTTGACGCTCGTTCATACATTTTTTGCGTTGGTCACCGGAGTGAGGCCGCATCGCACCATATCGACCAGCCACGGACCGTCCGATCAAGACGCACCAAAGCCGTTTTTTCGTAGTCTTTTTGTGCCTCCGCCATCACACAAAGGcgcttttaaaacaaaaaaaacctcggCTTTCAAATGAATCATAAAACCCACTGGCTGTGGATTCTTCTGCTGTGCGCTGCTGCCTTTACGCAGGGACAAAacggtaagatttttttttacgcccACGTCCATTCATTGATCAACTCGTGCGTGGATTTTTATATTTCCAATAAGCGTGTCAATCAGCTCGTTTCCGCCTTTGTTATATCCCAAGGGTAAATAATTAATTAGAAACGGAGCAAGTGCGCCGGGTTGAGTGGAGCAGAAAAACGGGAATGGATCCATTCACATGCCAAGTAGGCGACGTGTCCTTTATGAGACAAATGCAAAGTGGGACTCGCCACGTTTGACACACTGACAAGGAAATCAGGTGTCTATTCACGTTTTACGCCGAATTAATTTTGGCTTCTTCGTGGAACATTTCCAGCGGCGCACCGGTCGATTTCATTGGTCCGTTTCGAAGCGGTTTTGTCTAACAAAAGACATGTACTTTATATTTTTATAGTCAAACGATCCCAACAGactgtaatatttttatttgctcaATTTTCATTGCATTTGCATAGAGAGTTAGGAATGTCTTTGTATTGCCACagcttcttttttcccccttccaacATGCACACTCCCATTGGAAATATAATAATGCAGCGCAGACATGCGAGTGTCATAATGATGTGTAATTATGCAAAAATATGGCTGCTGCAGCTGTATGGAAGACGTGACCTCAAagtaatttggttttatttcatcCAAGTGGCTTTTAAGCTTTGGGCGCGGAAACTGAGACAgccttctcatttgatccagttGGCCAAATGAATGCCAGAAGCGATGGGaactacgtttttttttatagctaaTCTTTTATATGACCATCAAACTTTCTGAAAATCCTTCAAATAATTATCTTGCAATATTCCAAAATACAAGCCCGAAAATGTTCCCCCCTAATCGTGCCTTCAACTCAATATGGCAGACTTCCAGTTTGATTTCATTCCTAATGTGGACTAATTTTGTGTATTTAATGACTGGGGGTGCATTTCCACGGCATATTTTCAGAAAGCCtgaaaatgcttgcaaaaagTAGAGTTTCTTAAGGCATGCAGAGCCCCACCAAAAAATGGAATATTTGATCATTCCATCATATTTCTtcatacatttttacaattgaAGATGGATAGATCtgctaccaaaaaaaagcacctgaGGGACTTACTGTGTTCTACATGCATTGTTGGATTGCGCTGCGTGTTCGGTCTTCACTTTGAACTTCTGCTTAGGTGGAGATGAGTCACCAACTGTGAGTGTCGATGCCACCGTCAAGTACAACATGAGGAAGAGTTTGGATCTGGACCAGAAGGGCTGCTACCTAAATGCTGGAAACAAGGACTGTCTGCAAGAGTGCGGCTTCAACGCCACAGCCAAGACCATCTTCATCATCCACGGCTGGACAGTCAGTTGAAAGACCATTTTTCCATTTGTCAGAATGTGTCTTAacagatgtacaaaaaaaaaagggtccggATTAAAGCTAGCGCCTGCATGTTTTCTTATCTAGATGAGCGGTATGTTTGAGAGCTGGATGCACAAACTGGTGGCCGCCGTCATGAAGCGTGAGACCGAGGCCAATGTGGTTGTAGTGGACTGGATCTCCATGGCCCAGCAGCTGTACCAAGATGCCGTCAACTACACACACACCGTCGGCAAGGACATCGCCACCATGCTCGACTGGCTTCAGGTACTTTGGTCCTTGTCAAAACGTCACCTGAAATTGTAATGCTCCTGAAGGCCTCATGCAGACCTGCTCAAGAATGAGCCTCATGtttaaataaagagaaaaaaaagtcccaaggcACATTACACATTATGTATATCTCATGAGATCCATGATCTTAGAAAAAgataacgaaaaaaaaagggttgaaaATGGCACGGTGCTCTAGTGGTTTGCACATCTGCCTCGCAGTTCTGCCTCACAGCATCCGCCTCCGTTTGACAAATAAGCATGTTagttgaagactccaaatt
This sequence is a window from Hippocampus zosterae strain Florida chromosome 6, ASM2543408v3, whole genome shotgun sequence. Protein-coding genes within it:
- the LOC127601695 gene encoding E3 ubiquitin-protein ligase KCMF1-like yields the protein MSRHEGVSCDACLKGNFRGRRYKCLICYDYDLCASCYESGATTTRHTTEHPMQCILTRVDFDLYYGGEAFSVEQPQAFTCPYCGRMGYTELSLQEHVAAEHTETSTEVICPICAALPGGDPNHVTDDFAAHLTLEHRAPRDLDESSGVRHVRRMFHPGRGLGGPRARRSNMHFTSNTTGGLSTSQNSSQSSSYSREAMDPIAELLSQLSGVRRSAGGQLSSGPSASQLQQLQMQLQLERQQAQAARQQLETARNATRGGRANAILNANLSAAANNPNLSANHNSNPGTNVGPSETPPQHTAHSSHFLLSRLSEARVSEAERQACEAQWADRSLFVTELLLSTLLAEHHHHHQHHRDDIDDDIADRRRRHPGSLRNFADFQSMGCMEVMTLDVALENLNLKENSATAAPPAKKEPPAPSL